A DNA window from Selenomonas sp. oral taxon 126 contains the following coding sequences:
- the murA gene encoding UDP-N-acetylglucosamine 1-carboxyvinyltransferase has product MEQLVIHGGNPLRGRVKIGGAKNAVLPIIAAALLGSRGVSVLDDVPALEDVYTISSVLRALGVQADYSAAEHRLRIDATRIETVSAPYELVRKMRASFLIMGPLLAREGRAEISLPGGCAIGTRPIDLHLKGFEALGAQIDITQGAIHASAPKGLKGARIYFDFPSVGATENVMMAASCAEGQTILENPALEPEIVDLANYLNVMGAHIRGAGTNQIKIDGVPGLRAADYTIIPDRIEAGTYMVAAAMTGGDVFIENAISEHLKPVVAKLKEAGAQIEEGIAGIRVRADGKMKAIDLKTMPYPGFPTDMQAQFMAMLAVAEGTSVVTETVFENRFMHVEELQHMGAAIRVDGRTATVEGGRPLTGAAVRATDLRAGAAMVLAGLVAEGETRVGYIHHIDRGYDDLVAKLVALGADIRRTEGIWDECEKSLA; this is encoded by the coding sequence ATGGAACAACTGGTCATTCATGGGGGTAATCCCCTGCGCGGACGCGTGAAGATCGGCGGGGCAAAGAATGCGGTGCTGCCGATCATTGCGGCGGCACTCCTCGGCAGTCGCGGCGTGAGTGTGCTGGACGATGTGCCCGCGCTCGAGGATGTCTATACGATCTCCTCGGTGCTGCGCGCGCTCGGGGTGCAGGCGGACTACTCTGCCGCAGAGCATCGGCTGAGGATCGATGCGACGCGCATCGAGACGGTCTCGGCACCCTATGAGCTCGTGCGCAAGATGCGTGCGTCCTTTCTCATCATGGGCCCTCTGCTCGCCCGTGAGGGGCGCGCGGAGATTTCGCTGCCCGGCGGCTGTGCGATCGGGACGCGTCCGATTGATCTGCACCTCAAGGGCTTTGAGGCGCTCGGCGCCCAGATTGACATCACGCAGGGGGCGATTCACGCCTCCGCGCCGAAGGGGCTCAAGGGGGCGCGCATCTATTTCGATTTCCCGAGCGTGGGCGCGACGGAGAACGTGATGATGGCGGCATCCTGCGCTGAGGGACAGACGATTCTCGAAAACCCTGCGCTCGAGCCGGAGATTGTCGATCTCGCGAACTATCTGAATGTCATGGGCGCACACATTCGCGGCGCGGGGACGAATCAGATCAAGATTGACGGCGTGCCGGGACTGCGCGCGGCGGACTATACGATCATCCCCGATCGCATTGAGGCGGGGACGTACATGGTTGCGGCGGCGATGACAGGCGGCGATGTCTTCATCGAGAATGCAATCAGCGAGCATCTGAAGCCCGTTGTGGCGAAGCTCAAGGAGGCGGGCGCGCAGATCGAGGAAGGGATTGCGGGCATCCGCGTGCGTGCGGACGGGAAGATGAAGGCGATCGACCTCAAGACGATGCCATATCCCGGCTTTCCGACGGATATGCAGGCGCAGTTCATGGCGATGCTTGCCGTTGCGGAGGGGACGAGCGTTGTGACGGAGACGGTTTTCGAGAATCGCTTTATGCACGTGGAGGAGCTGCAGCACATGGGCGCTGCAATCCGCGTGGATGGACGGACGGCGACGGTCGAGGGCGGGCGTCCTCTGACGGGTGCTGCCGTGCGCGCGACCGATCTGCGCGCGGGTGCGGCGATGGTGCTCGCGGGACTCGTTGCAGAAGGCGAGACGCGCGTCGGCTACATCCACCATATTGACCGCGGCTATGATGATCTCGTGGCAAAGCTCGTTGCGCTCGGCGCGGACATCCGCCGCACGGAGGGCATCTGGGACGAGTGTGAAAAATCACTTGCATAA
- a CDS encoding SpoIVB peptidase S55 domain-containing protein → MPPILPYSELTAGMQGTAYTVLDTSGEIRTFPVEILGPMDGGKGAQRMIMARTSGELIEQVGGVLQGMSGSPVYVGDRLVGALSAGVKDLSPYTFFITPIEDMTPLWSMPDVKNQTNIVTVDLVKEIEERKKAEEKRRLRAREKEFEKMSREERESEWRDMMAVLRGEQPEQAAEDTSAEAASETPAAEEKAYVFAQGFNTAGLRYLQDNLPMKGTTLLPLGGFGGNTNLHTRYDAALTGGQAMGVAIVYGDFSVGATGTVTAVDGKNVLGFGHSFMHKGNVNYFMTDADVIGTIAGQSNGMKIANIGSVIGRINQDRETGVAGVLGTFPTSVPMQIHVKDNALGTEETFGAQIAYDEDFLPILSGSIAYAAMSRVSDSLGSSTARVRFAIRTNAYEGGLFERRNMYYSAADVGQVAVTELLQAMNLIVTNAEKESDVIDVDVDVELDAGRETALLVSATPDKMTVKPGETVTFKTTIRPYRKAEETLSIPYQVPKAQPAGTLHLDIRGGGFVPVNPLMLLAQAGLEIPDDEERFKSTEDRLRELAEQGQNNEIIIAPGAAPAPTSEKEMKKRMKAAAKASERAAKAEPEKRVTLLADQKKREEKEKFFAPYVIENVIHATLKVEE, encoded by the coding sequence ATGCCGCCGATTCTCCCGTACAGTGAGCTGACGGCGGGGATGCAGGGCACGGCGTACACGGTACTGGATACATCGGGTGAGATCCGTACATTCCCCGTGGAGATCCTCGGCCCGATGGACGGCGGCAAGGGCGCTCAGCGCATGATTATGGCACGGACGAGCGGGGAGCTCATCGAGCAGGTTGGCGGCGTTCTCCAAGGCATGAGCGGCAGTCCTGTCTATGTCGGTGACCGCCTTGTCGGTGCGCTCTCGGCGGGGGTGAAGGATCTCAGTCCCTATACGTTCTTCATCACGCCGATCGAGGATATGACGCCGCTCTGGTCGATGCCGGATGTGAAGAATCAGACGAATATTGTGACGGTCGATCTCGTGAAGGAGATCGAGGAGCGCAAAAAGGCAGAGGAAAAGCGCCGTCTGCGTGCGCGCGAAAAGGAATTTGAGAAGATGTCGCGCGAGGAGCGCGAGTCTGAGTGGCGCGATATGATGGCGGTGCTCAGGGGGGAGCAGCCCGAGCAAGCGGCGGAGGATACGTCTGCCGAGGCTGCAAGTGAGACACCCGCAGCGGAGGAGAAGGCGTATGTCTTTGCGCAGGGATTCAATACGGCGGGGCTGCGCTATCTGCAGGACAATCTTCCGATGAAGGGGACGACGCTGCTTCCCCTCGGCGGCTTTGGCGGCAATACGAATCTCCATACGCGCTATGACGCTGCGCTTACGGGCGGTCAGGCGATGGGCGTTGCGATTGTCTATGGCGATTTCAGCGTCGGCGCGACGGGCACGGTGACGGCGGTCGACGGCAAAAATGTTCTGGGCTTTGGGCATTCCTTTATGCACAAGGGAAATGTCAACTATTTCATGACGGATGCGGATGTCATTGGCACGATTGCGGGGCAGAGCAACGGCATGAAGATTGCAAACATCGGCAGTGTGATCGGGCGCATCAATCAGGATCGTGAGACGGGTGTCGCGGGGGTTCTCGGGACGTTCCCGACCTCCGTGCCCATGCAGATTCATGTGAAGGACAATGCGCTCGGGACGGAGGAGACGTTCGGCGCACAGATCGCCTATGACGAGGATTTCCTGCCGATCCTCTCTGGCAGCATTGCCTATGCGGCGATGAGCCGTGTCTCGGACTCTCTCGGGAGCAGCACGGCGCGCGTGCGCTTTGCAATCCGCACGAATGCCTATGAGGGCGGGCTCTTCGAGCGGCGCAATATGTACTACAGCGCGGCAGATGTCGGGCAGGTCGCCGTGACGGAGCTGCTGCAGGCGATGAATCTGATTGTGACGAACGCGGAGAAGGAGTCCGATGTCATCGATGTCGATGTGGATGTGGAGCTGGATGCGGGGCGTGAGACGGCACTCCTTGTCTCGGCGACGCCGGACAAGATGACGGTGAAGCCGGGCGAGACGGTGACGTTCAAGACGACGATTCGCCCGTACCGCAAGGCGGAGGAGACGCTCTCGATCCCGTATCAGGTGCCCAAGGCGCAGCCTGCGGGGACGCTGCATCTCGATATTCGCGGGGGCGGTTTCGTGCCCGTGAATCCGCTGATGCTGCTTGCTCAGGCAGGGCTTGAGATCCCCGACGATGAGGAGCGGTTCAAGTCGACGGAGGATCGTCTCCGCGAGCTCGCGGAGCAGGGACAGAACAACGAGATCATCATTGCGCCGGGTGCTGCGCCCGCACCGACCTCCGAGAAGGAGATGAAGAAGCGCATGAAGGCGGCGGCAAAGGCGTCGGAGCGTGCGGCGAAGGCAGAGCCGGAGAAGCGCGTGACGCTGCTTGCCGATCAGAAGAAGCGGGAAGAGAAGGAAAAATTCTTTGCACCGTATGTCATCGAGAATGTGATACACGCGACGCTCAAGGTAGAGGAATAA